In a single window of the Lineus longissimus chromosome 4, tnLinLong1.2, whole genome shotgun sequence genome:
- the LOC135486320 gene encoding PDZ domain-containing protein GIPC1-like, translating to MPLLGKKDKSKKKKDPSLAEDHQGQANSVGDPPGEMSANQAKSAPNGAAATDPSQAPEGQKSVYRTPKYQFHCQLAQGSPTGVISGFTNVKQLYEQIAQTFDFDASQIMFCTLNTHKVDMNKLLGGQIALDDLIFAHIKEQPKEIEINKAEDALGLTITDNGAGYAFIKKIREGSIMHKIPEVKVGDHIEKINGKSVVPCRHYEVARMLKEIPRGSIFTIRLVEPKKSEMVNIGLPNRGGKKKGGGVKTGKATIRLKASGVEEGVVNEAEEVAVNKIDLLLETFLGVADNDLARCIYEMGDKVDDIDNNPSEFVTAIDDAFEDFGFTEEFIFDAWAAIKEARKEARNPSKNVVDINEQF from the exons ATGCCGCTTCTAGGCAAGAAAGACAAGAGTAAAAAGAAAAAGGATCCTTCGTTAGCTGAGGATCATCAAGGCCAAGCCAACAGTGTCGGCGATCCCCCAGGAGAAATGTCTGCGAATCAAGCCAAGTCGGCACCCAATGGTGCGGCCGCCACTGACCCATCCCAGGCTCCAGAGGGTCAGAAGTCGGTCTACAGGACCCCCAAATATCAGTTCCACTGTCAGCTGGCCCAGGGCAGTCCAACCGGAGTAATCAGCGGGTTCACGAATGTCAAACAACTTTACGAGCAAATCGCGCAGACCTTCGATTTCGATGCATCGCAG ATTATGTTCTGCACCCTGAATACACACAAAGTAGACATGAACAAACTCCTTGGAGGCCAGATAGCATTGGACGATCTTATATTTGCTCACATAAAGGAACAAcccaaagaaattgaaattaaCAAGGCGGAAGATGCGCTTGGCCTAACGATTACCGACAATGGCGCTGGTTACGCATTCATAAAAAAAATTCGGGAAGGTAGCATTATGCATAAAATACCGGAGGTGAAAGTCGGTGATCACATTGAAAAAATTAACGGAAAGAGTGTGGTGCCTTGTCGGCATTATGAAGTTGCCAGGATGTTAAAGGAAATACCACGAGGAAGTATCTTTACTATTCGATTAGTTGAGCCGAAGAAATCTGAAATGG TGAACATAGGTCTGCCGAACCGAGGGGGCAAGAAAAAGGGTGGAGGAGTAAAAACTGGCAAAGCCACGATTAGATTGAAGGCCTCGGGTGTGGAAGAG GGCGTGGTAAATGAGGCTGAGGAAGTAGCTGTGAATAAGATTGATCTTCTACTCGAGACGTTCCTGGGGGTTGCCGATAATGATTTAG CTCGTTGTATTTATGAAATGGGAGACAAGGTCGACGACATTGACAACAACCCCTCTGAATTTGTCACGGCCATTGATGACGCGTTTGAGGACTTTGGATTTACGGAGGAATTTATATTTGACGCTTGGGCAGCGATAAAAGAGGCACGAAAAGAAGCGAGGAACCCTAGTAAGAATGTCGTGGATATCAACGAACAATTTTGA